From a region of the Balaenoptera ricei isolate mBalRic1 chromosome 11, mBalRic1.hap2, whole genome shotgun sequence genome:
- the TMEM89 gene encoding transmembrane protein 89, producing MLHAQSFLPWLLLLAMPVRTHTWSRPLWYQVGLDLQPWGCQPNSLEGCKGSLGCPGHWMGLGVNRIYPVAGVTVATTMMLMLSRAVMQRRRSQATKSEHPQVTANPCAPWKRRAPISDRALLLGVLHMLDALLVHIEGHLQRLATQQRTEIKGTPAQSG from the exons ATGCTGCACGCACAGTCCTTCCTGCCATGGCTGCTTCTGCTAGCGATGCCTGTCCGCACCCACACCTGGTCACGGCCCCTGTGGTACCAGGTGGGGCTGGACTTACAGCCCTGGGGGTGCCAGCCAAACAGCCTGGAGGGTTGCAAGGGCAGCCTGGGCTGTCCTGGCCATTGGATGGGCCTGGGGGTGAACCGCATCTACCCAGTGGCTGGGGTCACCGTCGCCACTACCATGATGCTGATGCTCAGCCGTGCGGTGATGCAACGGCGGCGCTCACAGGCCACTAAGAGTGAG CATCCACAGGTGACGGCTAACCCCTGTGCACCCTGGAAACGACGGGCCCCGATCTCAGACCGTGCCCTACTCCTTGGGGTCCTGCACATGCTGGATGCCCTCCTGGTCCATATTGAGGGCCATCTGCAGCGTCTAGCCACCCAACAGCGAACCGAAATAAAGGGGACTCCTGCCCAGAGCGGGTGA